In a genomic window of Quercus lobata isolate SW786 chromosome 4, ValleyOak3.0 Primary Assembly, whole genome shotgun sequence:
- the LOC115986505 gene encoding tetraketide alpha-pyrone reductase 1-like isoform X1 — protein MMSGTEKVVCVTGASGYIASWLVKLLLQRGYNVKATVRDPNDPKKTDHLLALDGAKERLKLFKANLLEEGSFDSVVDDCVGVFHTASPVFLAASDPQAELIDPAVKGTLNVLKSCSKFSSIKRVIVTSSIAAIMCSRKPLTPDVILDETWFSDPVTCEESKLWYMLSKTLAEEAAWKFAKENGIDMITMNPGLVIGPLLQSTTTFSVDTILNLINGSYSSYDGSYRFVDIRDVANAHIQAFETPSASGRYCLVGRVTSHSETLKILRELFPALFPTQKPEDDKPSVPTFKVSQEKARSLGINFIPLEVSLKDMIESLKEKGLLSF, from the exons ATGATGAGTGGAACAGAGAAGGTGGTGTGTGTAACTGGAGCCTCCGGTTACATAGCTTCATGGTTGGTCAAGCTCTTGCTCCAACGTGGATACAATGTCAAAGCCACTGTTCGTGACCCGA ATGATCCAAAGAAAACAGACCACTTACTTGCACTTGATGGAGCAAAGGAGAGACTTAAGTTGTTCAAGGCAAATTTACTGGAAGAAGGATCATTTGATTCTGTAGTTGATGACTGTGTAGGTGTATTTCATACAGCGTCACCTGTTTTTCTTGCAGCCAGTGACCCACAG GCAGAGTTGATTGATCCAGCAGTGAAGGGAACACTTAATGTTCTTAAATcatgttcaaaattttcttctatcaagagagttattgtaaCGTCTTCAATTGCTGCAATCATGTGCAGCAGAAAACCTCTTACCCCTGATGTGATTTTGGATGAAACTTGGTTTTCTGATCCAGTTACTTGTGAGGAATCAAAG ctTTGGTATATGCTCTCAAAAACCTTGGCTGAGGAGGCTGCTTGGAAATTTGCTAAAGAGAATGGGATTGACATGATAACAATGAATCCAGGGCTTGTTATTGGTCCTCTCTTACAGTCAACTACTACATTCAGTGTGGACACAATTCTGAATCTCATAAATG GATCGTACTCTTCTTATGATGGAAGTTATAGATTTGTTGATATTAGAGATGTGGCAAATGCACATATTCAAGCATTTGAGACTCCATCTGCTAGTGGCCGATATTGTTTAGTTGGAAGAGTTACATCCCATTCTGAGACTCTCAAGATATTGCGTGAACTTTTCCCTGCTTTGTTCCCAACCCAAAA ACCTGAAGATGACAAGCCTTCTGTGCCGACATTCAAGGTATCCCAGGAGAAGGCAAGAAGCTTGGGTATTAACTTCATCCCTTTGGAGGTAAGTCTCAAGGACATGATTGAAAGCTTAAAGGAGAAGGGCTTACTCAGTTTCTGA
- the LOC115986505 gene encoding tetraketide alpha-pyrone reductase 1-like isoform X2: MMSGTEKVVCVTGASGYIASWLVKLLLQRGYNVKATVRDPNDPKKTDHLLALDGAKERLKLFKANLLEEGSFDSVVDDCVGVFHTASPVFLAASDPQAELIDPAVKGTLNVLKSCSKFSSIKRVIVTSSIAAIMCSRKPLTPDVILDETWFSDPVTCEESKLWYMLSKTLAEEAAWKFAKENGIDMITMNPGLVIGPLLQSTTTFSVDTILNLINGSYSSYDGSYRFVDIRDVANAHIQAFETPSASGRYCLVGRVTSHSETLKILRELFPALFPTQK; encoded by the exons ATGATGAGTGGAACAGAGAAGGTGGTGTGTGTAACTGGAGCCTCCGGTTACATAGCTTCATGGTTGGTCAAGCTCTTGCTCCAACGTGGATACAATGTCAAAGCCACTGTTCGTGACCCGA ATGATCCAAAGAAAACAGACCACTTACTTGCACTTGATGGAGCAAAGGAGAGACTTAAGTTGTTCAAGGCAAATTTACTGGAAGAAGGATCATTTGATTCTGTAGTTGATGACTGTGTAGGTGTATTTCATACAGCGTCACCTGTTTTTCTTGCAGCCAGTGACCCACAG GCAGAGTTGATTGATCCAGCAGTGAAGGGAACACTTAATGTTCTTAAATcatgttcaaaattttcttctatcaagagagttattgtaaCGTCTTCAATTGCTGCAATCATGTGCAGCAGAAAACCTCTTACCCCTGATGTGATTTTGGATGAAACTTGGTTTTCTGATCCAGTTACTTGTGAGGAATCAAAG ctTTGGTATATGCTCTCAAAAACCTTGGCTGAGGAGGCTGCTTGGAAATTTGCTAAAGAGAATGGGATTGACATGATAACAATGAATCCAGGGCTTGTTATTGGTCCTCTCTTACAGTCAACTACTACATTCAGTGTGGACACAATTCTGAATCTCATAAATG GATCGTACTCTTCTTATGATGGAAGTTATAGATTTGTTGATATTAGAGATGTGGCAAATGCACATATTCAAGCATTTGAGACTCCATCTGCTAGTGGCCGATATTGTTTAGTTGGAAGAGTTACATCCCATTCTGAGACTCTCAAGATATTGCGTGAACTTTTCCCTGCTTTGTTCCCAACCCAAAAGTGA
- the LOC115984546 gene encoding putative F-box protein At5g55150, giving the protein MFLKKAVLSKSPWNYGCNCNCNCILMVIYGEHQQLAFTRPGYKAWMDIESSQRSFADIASYKGKFYAVDHHGGLAVCHIDDNKKPRAKVFVPSLERISTENESSDEDSEVDVEDEDPMDESDDKGFNENENLYVTIGFKVDSLGDQALFVGDSSSLSLTALSLNGIKPNCIYVTDDDLPLFHCTHNGGRFDMGVFSMENATDKPL; this is encoded by the exons ATGTTTCTTAAGAAGGCTGTTTTGTCAAAGAGTCCTTGGAACTATGGCTGCAACTGCAATTGTAATTGCATTCTCATGGTAATCTATGGTGAACATCAGCAATTGGCCTTCACTAGACCAGGATATAAAGCTTGGATGGATATAGAAAGTTCTCAAAGGAGCTTTGCTGACATTGCATCTTACAAAGGTAAATTTTATGCTGTAGATCATCATGGTGGACTTGCTGTTTGTCACATTGATGATAACAAAAAGCCAAGGGCTAAAGTTTTTGTGCCTTCTCTAGAAAGAATCAGCAC TGAAAATGAATCTAGTGATGAAGACTCTGAAGTTGATGTTGAAGATGAGGACCCTATGGATGAATCTGATGACAAAGGCttcaatgaaaatgaaaacctCTATGTGACAATTGGGTTCAaa GTTGATAGCTTGGGTGATCAAGCATTGTTTGTGGGTGACAGTTCATCATTGTCATTGACTGCATTGAGCCTCAATGGAATCAAACCTAATTGTATCTATGTTACAGATGATGATTTACCCCTTTTTCATTGTACACATAATGGTGGAAGGTTTGACATGGGCGTGTTTAGCATGGAAAATGCCACAGATAAGCCACTTTAA
- the LOC115986508 gene encoding cinnamoyl-CoA reductase 1-like, with protein MSGEEKVVCVTGASGYIASWLVKHLLQRGYTVKATVRDTNDPKKTEHLLSLDGAKERLQLFKADLLEEGSFDSAVDGCQGVFHTASPVSLTASDPQSQLIDPAVKGTLNVLRSRAKVHSIKRVVVTSSMTAVMFNKKPLTPNVVIDETWFSDPVACEELKQWYMIAKTLAEEAAWTFAKENGIDLVTINPGFVIGPLIQPTLTFSLEGFLKIIHGTQTFPDGIYRLVDVRDVANAHIQAFENPVANGRYCIVGGVTHYSEVFKILRKFYPSLQLPEKSEDDKPLQPLYKISQDKARSLGINFTPLEVSVRDTVESFKENGIITI; from the exons ATGAGTGGAGAGGAGAAGGTGGTGTGTGTGACTGGAGCTTCGGGTTACATAGCATCATGGCTTGTCAAGCACCTGCTCCAACGTGGGTACACTGTAAAAGCTACAGTTCGTGATACAA ATGATCCGAAGAAAACAGAGCATTTACTTTCACTTGATGGGGCTAAAGAAAGACTTCAGTTATTCAAAGCAGATTTACTAGAAGAAGGATCTTTTGATTCTGCTGTTGATGGATGCCAAGGTGTTTTTCACACAGCATCCCCCGTTAGTCTCACTGCCAGTGACCCACAG tcACAATTAATTGATCCGGCAGTGAAGGGCACACTTAACGTTCTTCGATCACGTGCAAAAGTTCATTCTATCAAGAGAGTGGTTGTAACATCTTCTATGACTGCAGTTATGTTCAACAAAAAACCACTGACTCCCAATGTGGTTATTGACGAGACGTGGTTTTCGGATCCAGTTGCTTGTGAGGAGTTGAAG CAATGGTATATGATTGCAAAGACCTTGGCTGAGGAGGCTGCTTGGACATTTGCTAAAGAGAATGGCATAGACTTGGTAACAATAAATCCAGGCTTTGTAATTGGCCCACTCATTCAGCCAACTCTTACCTTTAGTCTTGAGGGGTTTTTGAAGATCATACATG GAACTCAAACATTCCCTGATGGAATATACAGACTTGTTGATGTTAGAGATGTTGCAAATGCACATATTCAGGCATTTGAGAATCCTGTTGCTAATGGGAGATATTGTATAGTTGGAGGAGTTACACACTATTCTGAAGTTTTCAAGATATTGCGCAAATTTTACCCTAGTTTGCAGCTTCCTGAAAA AAGTGAAGATGACAAGCCTTTGCAGCCATTATACAAGATATCCCAAGACAAGGCCAGAAGTTTGGGTATTAACTTCACTCCTTTGGAAGTGAGTGTTAGGGACACTGTTGAAAGCTTTAAGGAGAACGGCATCATCACTATTTGA